Proteins encoded within one genomic window of Triticum aestivum cultivar Chinese Spring chromosome 2D, IWGSC CS RefSeq v2.1, whole genome shotgun sequence:
- the LOC123051654 gene encoding probable nucleolar protein 5-2, whose translation MLVLFETPAGFALFKVLDEGKLSSVEDLWKDFASSDKARKVVELKAFNKFENTSDALSAATLLIDSKPSKGLRKFLQKHCDGETLAVADSKLGNAIKEKLQIDCLHNSAVMELMRGLRNQLTELMSGLAEHDLGPMSLGLSHSLSRYKLKFSPEKVDTMIIQAIGLLDDLDKELNTYAMRVREWYGWHFPELTKIVADNIHYAKAVKMMGNRVNAVNLDFSEILPEEVEAELKEAAVISMGTEVNDLDLSNIRELCDQVLALSEYRGQLYDYLKSRMNTIAPNLTALVGELVGARLISHGGSLMNLAKQPGSTIQILGAEKALFRALKTKHATPKYGLIYHASLIGQAAPKHKGKISRSLAAKSALAIRYDALADGDDNSMGLESRIKLETRLRVLEGKELGRSAGSTKGKPKIEAYEKDRKGGGALITPAKTYNSAADLVLGQTTEETPKKSEVASKKRKHQEEEPTAEAAEQDGEQEKEKSKKKKKKSKDIEETPAAVTDASEKKKKKKSKEAEDTPAANTDGEKKKKKKKSDAEDAPMEVDVSAKKEKKKKKKHADE comes from the exons ATGTTGGTGCTCTTCGAGACGCCCGCGGGGTTCGCCCTCTTCAAGGTGCTGGACGAGGGGAAGCTCAGCAGCGTCGAG GATCTGTGGAAGGACTTTGCCTCGTCGGACAAAGCAAGAAAG GTGGTTGAGCTGAAGGCTTTCAACAAGTTTGAAAACACTTCTGATGCTCTTTCAGCCGCAACTCTGCTAATTGATAGCAAGCCCAGCAAGGGTCTGCGCAAGTTCCTGCAGAAGCACTGTGATGGTGAAACATTGGCTGTTGCTGATTCTAAACTTGGGAATGCCATCAAAGAAAAGCTG CAAATTGATTGCCTTCACAACTCTGCTGTTATGGAACTGATGAGAGGGCTGAGGAACCAGCTCACTGAACTTATGTCTGGACTAGCTGAGCATGATCTAGGTCCAATGAGCCTAGGATTGTCCCACAGCTTGTCTAGGTATAAACTCAAGTTCAGCCCTGAAAAG GTTGACACTATGATCATTCAGGCCATTGGCTTGTTGGACGATCTTGACAAGGAGCTTAACACTTACGCTATGAGGGTCCGTGAATGGTACGGTTGGCACTTTCCGGAGCTCACGAAAATTGTTGCAGATAACATCCATTACGCGAAAGCTGTGAAGATGATGGGCAATCGTGTTAATGCAGTTAACCTTGACTTCTCTGAG ATACTGCCAGAAGAGGTGGAAGCAGAGCTGAAGGAGGCAGCTGTAATTTCCATGGGAACAGAAGTCAATGATCTTGACCTCTCAAACATCAGGGAACTGTGTGATCAAGTCCTGGCTCTTTCTGAGTACAGAGGCCAGCTCTATGACTATCTAAAAAGTAGGATGAACACCATTGCTCCCAACTTGACTGCACTTGTTGGTGAACTTGTTGGTGCTCGCCTTATTTCCCATGGTGGTAGTTTGATGAATCTGGCGAAGCAGCCTGGCAGCACGATTCAGATTCTGGGGGCAGAGAAG GCCTTATTCAGAGCTCTGAAGACAAAGCATGCCACACCAAAGTATGGTCTCATCTATCATGCATCATTAATTGGACAGGCGGCTCCGAAGCACAAGGGAAAGATCTCTCGCTCGCTTGCTGCTAAGAGTGCACTTGCCATAAGATATGATGCCCTTGCTGACGGTGACGATAACTCCATGGGTCTTGAAAGCAGGATCAAG CTTGAAACACGGCTTCGAGTTCTTGAGGGTAAGGAACTTGGGAGGTCTGCTGGTTCCACGAAAGGAAAGCCCAAGATAGAAGCGTATGAAAAGGACCGGAAGGGTGGTGGTGCTCTGATCACTCCCGCTAAA ACTTACAACTCAGCAGCAGATCTAGTGCTTGGACAAaccactgaagaaacgccaaagaaGTCAGAAGTTGCTTCAAAGAAGAGGAAGCACCAAGAGGAAGAACCTACTGCGGAGGCAGCTGAACAGGACGGCGAGCAGGAGAAagagaagtccaagaagaagaagaagaaatccaagGACATCGAGGAGACTCCAGCAGCCGTCACCGACGCTagcgagaagaagaagaaaaagaagagcaaggaggccgagGACACCCCTGCAGCCAACACCGACggtgagaagaagaaaaagaagaagaaatcagACGCTGAGGACGCCCCCATGGAGGTTGACGTGTCtgccaagaaggagaagaagaaaaagaagaagcacgCTGACGAGTGA